A genomic segment from Juglans regia cultivar Chandler chromosome 14, Walnut 2.0, whole genome shotgun sequence encodes:
- the LOC109000593 gene encoding uncharacterized protein LOC109000593: MNHPNEKNGWMSVPQFGGWDHTAPGATDYSVVFSRARANRKQKKTDLTDFKRNSIGTERELINPVHHQDDQIMRKKKILTYINCCIRP; encoded by the exons ATGAATCATCCCAATGAG AAAAATGGTTGGATGTCTGTTCCTCAATTTGGAGGCTGGGATCATACGGCCCCAGGAGCTACTGACTATTCTGTGGTATTTTCTCGAGCTCGAGCCAATCGTAAGCAGAAGAAGACAGACTTGACGGACTTCAAGCGCAACAGTATCGGTACCGAAAGGGAGCTCATCAACCCTGTTCATCATCAAGATGATCAAATAATG aggaaaaagaagattctGACCTACATCAATTGCTGCATTAGGCCTTGA